Below is a window of Penaeus vannamei isolate JL-2024 chromosome 30, ASM4276789v1, whole genome shotgun sequence DNA.
acacagagcAAACTCACAATTTTCTTATGTAATATGCATAATGTAACATAGCTATAACCGAGAACCTACTCCAagaattctttgatttttttcattctgaACATTGAAGAGTAAtatgaaaaagtaagaaaaagtttTTGCAAATCATATAACTAATTTACTTCTGATATGATAACTTGATAAAGTTAAAGGGTTATATCTGACCTGGTTGATATATGTCTTATTGAAAGGATATATCGAGTTATATATCGAAGAGTGAAatggataaaaaacaaagaaaaatatacagatagacgGATGTctggagacgagaaagaaaaggagggatggggaaagacgGAAAATAGATACGGAAATgctgataaagaaatatagacatagggataaagaaagaggtgAATAGGGAATGGAATGAGAGAaatggggatagaaggagagaaaaagtgaaagtgcAAGAGCGAAgtggagcgaaagaaagaaaggaatacgtAGACATAACTGGAGGCATAGATGGAGCATACCTTAACAGTGATCATGAATAGACTACAATTCTTAGAGAATTCTAAGATTCCACATAATTTCCGTTGTAcaacttctctccctccacctctcattctctctctttctgactcattctctatgtctctctctctctctctcccccccccttcctcttcctttcctctcccgctctctttctctccctctccctctccctctctctctctctcctctcccactctctctccctctccctccctctatctccccccctccctctatctccccccccctctctctctcctctcccacccccttctctctccctctccctccctctatcccccctcccccctctctctctctctctctcccctctcccactctctctccctctccctccctctatctcccctcctatctcccccccctctctctctctctcgctctctccctctctctctgttttttttccttattatatcTTCTATCAAGCCATGGACAATAATATAGTACAAGCCAAGTACATAAATTAGTTAATAAATGAATAGTAGTgagtagatatatgaatgaatgaatatcacgtaaatagacaaatagatagatacataaataaatagatatatagatgcataaataaataaaaatcaacctAAAAAGATTTAAGGACCGAATTCGTATTTGACTTCCAATATATAATAAAGCACAGGTCATGATCAATTTTCGTTGCAACACGTTAAGTTTCAGATTACTTATAACCCGAATATGTCGAATAAAAAGTTGGCCCCAGAATTTTTGTATCTACTGCTCTTGGTCTCAAAACTTGACGGACCAAATCTCATTTCCTCCTGGGTCAAAACACATCTCCCAGACCTAAACTCATCTCCCGGACCTAAACTCATCTCCCGGACCAAAACTCATCTCCCGGACCTAAACTCATCTCCCGGACCAAAACTCATCTCCCGGACCAAAACTCATCTCCCGGACCAACACTCATCTCCCGGACCAAAAGTCATCTCCCGGACCAAAACTCATCTCTCGGACCTAAACTCATCTCCCGGACCAAAAGTCATCTCCCGGACCAAAAGTCATCTCCCGGATCGAAACTCATTTCCCGGACCAACACTCATCTCCCGGACCAAAACTCATCTCCCGGACCTAAACTCATCTCCCGGACCAAAACTCATCTCCCGGACCTAAACTCATTTCCGAGACCAAAAATCATCTCCCAGACCAAAACTCATCTCCCGGACCAACACTCATCTCCCGGACCAAAACTCATCTCCCGGACCAAAACTCATCTCCCGGACCAAAACTCATCTCCCGGACCAAAAGTCATCTCCCGGACCAAAAGTCATCTCCCGGACCAAAACTCATCTCCCGGACCAAAACTCATCTCCCGGACCAAAACTCATCTCCCGGACCAAAACTCATCTCCCGGACCAAAACTCATCTCCCGGACCAAAAGTCATCTCCCGGGCCAAAACTCATCTCCCGGATCAAAAGTCATCTCCCGGACCAAAACTCATCTCCCGGACCTAAACTCATCTCCCGGACCAAAAGTCATCATCTCCCGGACCAAAACTCATCTCCCGGACCAAAACCCATCTCCCGGACCTAAACTCATCTCCCAGACCGACACTCATCTCCCGGACCTAAACTCATCTCCCAGACCGACACTCATCTCCCGGACCAAAACTCATCTCCCCGAACTTGATCTCATTTCGAACTTTGTTCATTTCCCGGAGCAAAATTCATCTTCCGAAAAAAAACCCTGATCCAGACCAAATCTCATTTCTCGGACCATAGCTCCTTTCCCTGGACCAAAAATTCATCCCTCTTGGACCCaaactccctcccgcctcccttcccggACCGAACAGAACTCATCTGCTAAGGACCAAAAATCATCTTCCAAAGACCGAAACTCCTCTAAATCGAAGCGAAACTCatctcccaatcctccctcctcctcctccccctccctcccctcccccaccaccatccccctcttctctcgcccagtttatcttctctctatgtctctcatcTGTCCCATTCGGCAACAGCGCGGCATAAATGTCGAGGGTTGTTTAGCCGACCGTCTCATCCCTTCACAGCCCAAAACTCATCTCCCAGGACTAATAACTCATCTTCTCCCTAGACCAAaagctcttctcctctccctcatctcccaggACTAATAACTCATCTTCTCCCTAGACCGAaaactcttctcctctccctcatctcccaggACTAATAACTCATCTTCTCCCTAGACCAAAagctcttctcgtctccctcatcTCCCAGGACTAATAACTCATCTTCTCCCTAGACCAAaaactcttctcctctcccttctcctccttctccttcccttttctctcccttcctctcttctcctgcgATTTGTCCCCTTCCTTTTATGCAGTTTTCTTTCCCTGAATGTCTCTCATCCCTTCCATGAAGCAACACCACATATTTCGAAGGGTGTTTGGCGAAGGTCTCATCTCCCTGTAGACCAAAAATCATCTCCCAAGAAGCAAAAActcatttccccccttctccccttttcccttccttccgctccctctccccttctcccgcccatcgccttccttcccttccttcccattttccctccctccccttcttctcccccacttcccctccctctcctcccttcccatccctctccccttctccctcccttacattcccttcacttttttccctttcttcctctcatcctccccttctccgacccttcccctccctctaactccctgccttctcctccctctgtttttgcttcccatctcctccacctcccttcccctccccttctcccacccttcccctccctctccctacccttctccttctgacacacacaccccttctctcacccttcccctccctcttccccttctccctccctccctctcccctttccttccccacctcacaTGCAATTTGTCCCCCTGTGTGTCTCCCAACCGTTCCATGAAGCAACAGCGCCGCATAAATGTCGAAGGGTGAATCCCGAAGGCCTCATCTCCTCTCCAGCTGATGCTCCCTCCTTGGCTGGACGACAGGGAGAAGAAGTCGTCCACTGAGGCCACCTTTAGCGTCTTGGGTTTTTCGTggtgaatgaaggaatgaaaataaatggcATGTTACGTTTTGTTTAGTGAGGGATTTCTGTCGTTTCGGTGTAAGTCTTCGTGTATTGATTTTtgaacttttatttatctattaattttttttcgatTATGCCATGGTCAATGATGGAatgagtagataggtagagatagataggtagataaatgcacagatagttagatggacagagagaaagagagagatagagatagatagactgatagatagatagatagatagatagatagata
It encodes the following:
- the LOC138867529 gene encoding serine/arginine repetitive matrix protein 2-like — encoded protein: MSNKKLAPEFLYLLLLVSKLDGPNLISSWVKTHLPDLNSSPGPKLISRTKTHLPDLNSSPGPKLISRTKTHLPDQHSSPGPKVISRTKTHLSDLNSSPGPKTKTHLPDQHSSPGPKLISRTKTHLPDQNSSPGPKVISRTKSHLPDQNSSPGPKLISRTKTHLPDQNSSPGPKLISRTKSHLPGQNSSPGSKVISRTKTHLPDLNSSPGPKVIISRTKTHLPDQNPSPGPKLISQTDTHLPDLNSSPRPTLISRTKTHLPELDLISNFMNKDPLYPNILEDVFGVADITVLAVDLNLQQKRHTSTMGLYARGPCKVEQLASTDRC